From Deferrisoma camini S3R1, the proteins below share one genomic window:
- a CDS encoding RsmB/NOP family class I SAM-dependent RNA methyltransferase, which translates to MSRFARRFDRYREIVPDFEAFCEAHERPAPVHLRVNPRKAAPAWVVDRLARAGVRVRPEPWYPHLLRVEAAPEGFAFGATLVHALGFVYIQSASSAASALALGARPGHRVLDLCAAPGSKTTLLVQEMDDRGLVVANEPNRRRIKSLVTNLERMGAASALVTAYAGQNFPKRVRFDRILVDAPCSGEGTWRGPRAKPRRITPEFRSGLVRQQTGLLERAWDLLEPGGVLVYSTCTYAPEENEAVVADLVERTGAEVLPVPVDVPARPGLTAWQERTFPPSLARTARLFPHRLDSEGFFVARLAKP; encoded by the coding sequence TTGTCCCGGTTCGCCCGACGGTTCGATCGTTACCGGGAGATCGTCCCCGACTTCGAGGCGTTCTGCGAGGCCCACGAGCGCCCCGCTCCGGTCCACCTGCGGGTGAACCCCCGCAAGGCCGCCCCGGCCTGGGTGGTCGACCGGCTGGCCCGGGCCGGGGTGCGGGTACGGCCCGAGCCCTGGTACCCCCACCTGCTCCGGGTGGAGGCCGCACCCGAAGGGTTCGCCTTCGGCGCCACCCTGGTCCATGCCCTGGGGTTCGTGTACATCCAGAGCGCCTCCTCCGCGGCGTCGGCCCTGGCCCTGGGGGCCCGTCCCGGCCACCGGGTGCTGGACCTGTGCGCGGCGCCCGGGTCCAAGACCACCCTGCTGGTGCAGGAGATGGACGACCGGGGCCTGGTGGTGGCCAACGAGCCCAACCGCCGCCGCATCAAGTCGCTGGTCACGAACCTGGAGAGGATGGGGGCCGCGTCCGCCCTGGTCACGGCCTACGCTGGCCAGAACTTTCCCAAGAGGGTCCGGTTCGATCGCATCCTGGTCGACGCCCCGTGCTCGGGCGAGGGCACCTGGCGGGGCCCCCGGGCGAAGCCCCGCCGGATCACCCCGGAGTTTCGTTCCGGCCTGGTCCGGCAGCAGACCGGCCTGTTGGAGCGGGCGTGGGACCTCTTGGAGCCCGGAGGGGTCCTGGTGTACTCCACCTGCACCTACGCCCCGGAGGAGAACGAGGCCGTGGTGGCCGACCTGGTGGAGCGAACCGGCGCCGAGGTGCTGCCGGTGCCGGTGGACGTTCCGGCCCGGCCCGGCCTGACCGCGTGGCAGGAACGGACCTTCCCCCCCTCGCTCGCCCGGACCGCCCGCCTGTTTCCGCACCGGCTCGACTCGGAGGGATTCTTTGTCGCTCGACTGGCTAAGCCCTGA
- a CDS encoding HDOD domain-containing protein yields the protein MDRPAPVLVEITERLERLPPMPQTVSEVMQMSRSEDFAVGDLAQVVCKDPTLAARVLKLCNSGFYGLGKEVTSIQRAVVLLGFEMTKNLVLSSFVHSVIQGDFEAYAQTSDGLWEHSFGSATACLALAENTAPDLVEVAYTAGLLHDIGKVVLASLLAERFQEVIERVKTRRIPFPQAEHEVLGTDHAEVGALVAERWNLAPVLREVIRSHHHRDVEVSEPRLAALVRLADGVCGILGVGAGFDATDAELDDRDLALVGLDGDRLQPVLDQVMARVMDVRGFRLF from the coding sequence ATGGATCGACCCGCACCGGTCCTCGTGGAGATCACCGAACGGCTCGAACGTCTGCCGCCCATGCCCCAGACCGTGTCCGAGGTCATGCAGATGAGCCGGTCGGAGGACTTTGCCGTGGGCGACCTGGCCCAGGTGGTGTGCAAGGACCCCACCCTGGCCGCCCGCGTGCTCAAGCTGTGCAACTCGGGGTTCTACGGCTTGGGCAAGGAGGTCACCAGCATCCAGCGGGCGGTGGTCCTGCTGGGATTCGAGATGACCAAAAACCTGGTGCTCTCCAGCTTCGTCCACTCGGTGATCCAGGGAGACTTCGAGGCCTACGCCCAGACCTCGGACGGGCTGTGGGAGCACAGCTTCGGGTCGGCCACCGCCTGCCTGGCCCTGGCCGAGAACACCGCCCCGGACCTGGTGGAGGTGGCCTACACCGCGGGGCTGCTCCACGACATCGGCAAGGTGGTGCTGGCGTCCCTGCTGGCCGAGCGGTTCCAGGAGGTGATCGAACGGGTGAAGACCCGGAGGATCCCGTTCCCCCAGGCCGAGCACGAGGTGCTCGGAACCGACCACGCTGAGGTGGGGGCCCTGGTGGCCGAGCGATGGAACCTGGCCCCGGTGCTCCGGGAGGTGATCCGCTCCCACCACCACAGGGACGTGGAGGTGTCCGAGCCCCGGCTGGCCGCCCTGGTGCGCCTGGCCGACGGAGTGTGCGGCATCCTGGGGGTGGGGGCCGGGTTCGACGCCACCGACGCGGAGCTGGACGATCGGGACCTCGCCCTGGTGGGGCTCGACGGCGACAGGCTCCAGCCGGTTCTCGACCAGGTGATGGCCCGGGTCATGGACGTACGCGGGTTCCGGTTGTTCTAG
- a CDS encoding CheB methylesterase domain-containing protein: MEKIICIGGSTGAPAGLTDLLAKLPADLPAPVLVALHMPAYMTEGFVQTLERRVALRVVVAENGARPEPGCVYVGPGGLHLGLSPAGRIVVSPKPTELHFKPSIDVLFFTAARALRNRVVGVVLTGLSAKKDAVEGALALRKVRAEVLVIDDPSAKFLGMPKAVIEAGGASRVLQAADLPEAVARASRG, translated from the coding sequence ATGGAGAAGATCATCTGTATCGGGGGTAGCACGGGGGCGCCGGCCGGGCTCACGGACCTCCTGGCAAAGCTGCCGGCCGACCTGCCGGCGCCGGTGCTGGTGGCCCTCCACATGCCCGCGTACATGACCGAGGGCTTCGTCCAGACCCTCGAGCGCCGTGTGGCCCTGCGGGTGGTCGTGGCCGAGAACGGCGCCCGGCCCGAGCCGGGGTGCGTGTACGTGGGCCCCGGCGGACTCCACCTGGGCCTGTCGCCTGCCGGCCGGATCGTGGTGAGCCCCAAACCCACCGAACTCCACTTCAAGCCCAGCATCGACGTGCTGTTCTTCACGGCGGCCCGGGCCTTGAGAAACCGGGTGGTGGGCGTGGTCCTGACCGGGCTGTCGGCCAAGAAGGACGCGGTGGAGGGGGCTCTGGCCCTGCGCAAGGTGCGGGCCGAGGTGCTGGTGATCGACGATCCGTCCGCCAAGTTCCTCGGCATGCCGAAGGCCGTGATCGAGGCAGGGGGCGCCAGCCGGGTGCTCCAGGCCGCAGACCTACCGGAGGCCGTCGCACGGGCGTCCCGCGGTTGA
- a CDS encoding DHH family phosphoesterase, with product MAVAVISRTDFPALLLDPRANPEPMVFVTDDPALARMARRRGFRTATGELTDPRLFRRARIGPEDRVLFHLPRLTDLNRCLAALLKVVPDAAVAALLEPGRAAPRRWKERVLFIPTGQIGTVCLRSELEKAATRRMLAGIRSLFEGAEKVLLLVQDDPDPDGLASALALRALLGRNRLTAVIGAFGAVTRPENVAMVRLLDIQVETITPDDLERFDRIALLDVQPLHSPDIPLRVDLVIDHHPRRAQCRARISDIRPKYGATSTIMTEYLLASDTPISQRLATALIYGIKTDTQLLGRDTTPMDVSAFASLYPLANHALLRRIDRPQFPRRDLPSLSHALNHARIVDDILFAHLGPLTREDVVPFIADFGLEVEAVEWSVVSGIYGGKLVISVRSYGTGRSAGEVVKAAFESFGSAGGHKAMAKAVIPLDNVPDECVDHETWVQGRFLNALYQKAKTRCPDNGRAEGNGPARACS from the coding sequence ATGGCCGTCGCCGTCATCAGTCGAACCGACTTTCCCGCCCTTCTTCTGGACCCCCGAGCCAACCCGGAACCCATGGTGTTCGTGACGGACGACCCGGCGCTGGCCCGGATGGCCCGCCGAAGGGGGTTCCGGACGGCCACCGGAGAGCTGACCGACCCCCGTCTGTTCCGACGGGCCCGCATCGGCCCGGAGGACCGGGTGCTGTTCCACCTGCCCCGGCTCACCGACCTGAACCGGTGCCTGGCCGCGCTGCTCAAGGTGGTGCCCGACGCGGCCGTGGCGGCCCTGCTGGAGCCGGGACGGGCCGCCCCGCGTCGGTGGAAGGAACGGGTGCTGTTCATCCCCACGGGCCAGATCGGCACCGTGTGCCTGCGCAGCGAGCTGGAAAAGGCCGCCACCCGCAGGATGCTGGCGGGGATCCGGTCGCTGTTCGAAGGGGCCGAGAAGGTGCTCCTGCTCGTCCAGGACGACCCCGATCCCGACGGCCTGGCCTCGGCCCTGGCCCTGCGGGCCCTGTTGGGCCGGAACCGGCTGACCGCCGTGATCGGAGCCTTCGGGGCGGTGACCCGGCCTGAGAACGTGGCCATGGTGAGGCTGCTGGACATCCAGGTGGAGACGATCACCCCGGACGACCTCGAGCGGTTCGACCGGATCGCCCTGTTGGACGTGCAGCCGCTGCACTCCCCCGACATTCCGCTGCGGGTGGACCTGGTGATCGACCACCACCCCAGGCGTGCCCAGTGCCGGGCCCGCATCTCGGACATCCGGCCCAAGTACGGGGCCACCTCCACCATCATGACCGAGTACCTGCTGGCCTCCGACACCCCGATCTCCCAGCGCCTGGCCACGGCCCTGATCTACGGCATCAAGACCGACACCCAGCTGCTCGGCCGGGACACCACCCCCATGGACGTGTCGGCGTTCGCCTCCCTCTACCCCCTGGCCAACCACGCCCTGCTGCGGCGGATCGACCGACCCCAGTTCCCCCGCCGCGACCTGCCCTCGCTCAGCCACGCCCTGAACCACGCCCGCATCGTGGACGACATCCTGTTCGCCCACCTGGGTCCCCTGACCCGGGAGGACGTGGTGCCGTTCATCGCGGACTTCGGCCTGGAGGTGGAAGCGGTGGAGTGGTCGGTGGTGTCGGGGATCTACGGCGGGAAGCTGGTCATCTCGGTCCGCAGCTACGGCACCGGCCGCAGCGCGGGCGAGGTGGTCAAGGCCGCGTTCGAGTCGTTCGGGAGCGCCGGGGGCCACAAGGCCATGGCCAAGGCGGTGATTCCCCTGGACAACGTGCCCGACGAGTGCGTGGACCACGAGACCTGGGTGCAGGGCCGGTTCCTGAACGCGCTGTACCAGAAGGCCAAGACCCGGTGCCCCGACAACGGCAGGGCCGAGGGCAACGGTCCGGCCCGGGCGTGCTCCTGA